In Arvicola amphibius chromosome 1, mArvAmp1.2, whole genome shotgun sequence, one DNA window encodes the following:
- the LOC119801486 gene encoding 60S ribosomal protein L23a-like translates to MAPKAKKEAPAPPKAEAKAKALKAKKAVLKGVHSHKKKKIRTSPTFRGPKTLRLRRQPKYPRKSAPRRNKLDHYAIIKFPLTTKSAMKKIEDNNTLVFIVDVKANNHQIKQAVKKLYDIDVAKVNTLIRPEGEKKAYVRLAPDYDALDVANKIGII, encoded by the coding sequence ATGGCGCCGAaagcgaagaaggaagctcctgcccctcccaaagcggaagctaaagcgaaggccttgaaagccaagaaggcagtgctgaaaggcgtccacagccacaaaaagaagaagattcgCACATCGCCCACCTTTCGGGGGCCCAAGACCCTGCGGCTACgaaggcagcctaaatacccccGGAAGAGCgcgcccaggaggaacaagcttgaccactatgccatcatcaaattccccctgaccaccaagtcagccatgaagaagatagaagacaacaacacacttgtgttcattgtggacgtcaaggccaacaatcaccagatcaaacaggctgtgaagaaactctacgacatcgatgtggccaaagtcaacaccctcataaggcccgagggagagaagaaggcgtatgtccggttggctcctgattatgatgctctggatgttgccaacaaaattggaatcatctaa